A stretch of DNA from Ketobacter sp. MCCC 1A13808:
AATCGTAATCGCGGGTCTTGCCTTCGCCGTCGGTAACCGTTCGGACACCGTTGTTTTCCGATTCGATCGAAACAACATCCTGATTGAATAAAAGCGTTATGCCCTTTTCCTCGAGCGCCGACTTCACATGATGGCGAACATCAATATCAAACCCCCTGAGAAATAACTCACCGCGGTAACTTATGCTCACATCAACACCCAGATTTTTCAGAATGCACGCAAACTCAATCCCGATATAACCTCCACCGACAATCAGCGCCCGCTCCGGTAACGAATCCAAGTAGAAGAATTCGTTAGAAGTGATCGCGTGCTCAATCCCTGGAATCTCCGGCATAAAAGGCCAGCTACCGGTGGCAATCAGGATGTGTTTTGCCGAATAGGTTTTGCCACCCACCTGAACGTGGTTGGGCCCATCAAGCGAAGCGTGACCATCAATAACCGTGACATTATTACTCGTTAAAATCCGCTGGTAGATTCCATTTAATCGCTCGATCTCTCGGGTTTTGTTATCTCTCAGGATATTCCAGTCAAACTCTACCGGCGGAACGGTCCAGCCATACGACGCGGCCAAGGCGAGTTCTTCGCTAACATGCGAACCATAGTAGAATAATTTTTTCGGGACGCAGCCTACGTTGACGCAGGTTCCGCCATAATACCGTTCTTCCGCGATAGCAACCCGAGCCCCCATGGAAGCAGACATCCGCGCACAACGTACGCCGCCAGAACCTGCACCTATAACAAAAAGATCATAATCATAATCGCTCGTCAGCTTACCCAAAATACCACTCCCACGCAGATATCAATCTGTTGTTTAATCACAAGACCAGGGGATTATTAGGCTTCAGGCAATGACTTGCAAACCGGACAGAAAAAAAGGGAGCTTATGCTCCCTTCCACGTGCCAACCACAAATCATGGTGTTGCAATAGTACCGATTAACTTTGTCCCAGAATCTGTATTTCGACCCGCCGATTGGCGGCCCGACCCTGCGCAGTATCATTACTCGCGACAGGCTGTCTGGGCCCGTAGCCATTGGAATGTAACCGGTTGGCGGCGACCCCTTTTTGCTCCAGATAGCTTTTCACACTGTTGGCACGATTTTCAGACAAGGCCTGATTATGTTCAAAACTACCGGTGCTGTCCGTATGGCCGACCACTTGTATCGAGGTTTTGTTGTATTCCTTCAATACCACGGCGACAGAATCCAGAACTTCATAGAATGACGGCTTCAAATCATATTGATCGGATGGAAAGCTGACATTGCCCGGCATGTTCAACC
This window harbors:
- a CDS encoding FAD-dependent oxidoreductase; its protein translation is MGKLTSDYDYDLFVIGAGSGGVRCARMSASMGARVAIAEERYYGGTCVNVGCVPKKLFYYGSHVSEELALAASYGWTVPPVEFDWNILRDNKTREIERLNGIYQRILTSNNVTVIDGHASLDGPNHVQVGGKTYSAKHILIATGSWPFMPEIPGIEHAITSNEFFYLDSLPERALIVGGGYIGIEFACILKNLGVDVSISYRGELFLRGFDIDVRHHVKSALEEKGITLLFNQDVVSIESENNGVRTVTDGEGKTRDYDLVIYATGRKPKTDGLGLEALKIKLTKSGAVEVNERYQSSVPSVYAIGDVIDRMQLTPVALAEGMFLSKHFFGEGAAPLNYDNIPTAVFTQPSIGTVGLSEDQAREQG
- a CDS encoding OmpA family protein; this encodes MKLLGSVALSGILLVASGCTIDPYTGEKKVSNSAIGAAAGAVVGAAVSSKDDRAKGAAIGAAVGGGAGYYFDYQEKILRQKLEGTGVSVTRTESGIRLNMPGNVSFPSDQYDLKPSFYEVLDSVAVVLKEYNKTSIQVVGHTDSTGSFEHNQALSENRANSVKSYLEQKGVAANRLHSNGYGPRQPVASNDTAQGRAANRRVEIQILGQS